A window of Elusimicrobiota bacterium contains these coding sequences:
- a CDS encoding DUF58 domain-containing protein has product MIHSDLFKKVRKIEITTGKIVNDIFAGEYKSVFKGRGMEFSEVREYQAGDDIKTIDWNVSARYGSLFVKKFVEERELTVILLIDVSKSQDFGTQKSKIDLIAELSGVISFSSMQNNDRIGVILFSDKVEKFIPPKKGKKHCLRIIDEVLSAKTKSGTDIYGALDYLNRAVKKRAVVFLISDFLDTGYDKLLRVTAKKHDLIMINVGDPLEYKLPDYGVFHFLDAESGKDIYVDAKDYFLIKKLEESKKNNYEYLEKMAKNLAIDKLNLQTDKSYILPLISFFKMREKRFR; this is encoded by the coding sequence ATGATTCATAGTGATTTATTTAAAAAAGTAAGAAAAATAGAAATTACTACCGGGAAAATCGTTAATGATATTTTTGCCGGTGAGTATAAAAGCGTCTTCAAAGGCAGGGGAATGGAATTCTCTGAAGTCCGAGAATACCAGGCAGGGGACGATATAAAAACTATAGACTGGAACGTCTCTGCGCGATATGGCAGTTTGTTTGTTAAAAAATTTGTTGAAGAACGGGAACTTACAGTAATACTTTTGATAGATGTTTCAAAATCCCAGGATTTCGGCACACAAAAATCTAAAATTGACTTGATAGCGGAATTATCCGGTGTTATAAGTTTCTCGTCTATGCAGAACAACGACAGGATTGGCGTTATTTTATTTTCTGATAAAGTGGAAAAGTTTATCCCTCCGAAAAAGGGTAAAAAACACTGTTTAAGAATTATTGACGAGGTATTATCTGCAAAGACCAAATCGGGGACGGATATTTACGGGGCGCTGGATTATCTGAATAGGGCAGTCAAGAAACGTGCAGTGGTTTTCCTTATTTCAGATTTCTTAGATACCGGTTATGATAAGTTACTGAGAGTTACCGCTAAAAAACACGATTTAATCATGATAAATGTCGGTGACCCTTTAGAATATAAATTACCGGATTATGGCGTTTTCCATTTCCTGGATGCCGAATCAGGCAAGGATATTTATGTTGATGCCAAAGATTATTTTTTAATAAAAAAACTCGAAGAATCAAAAAAGAATAATTACGAATATCTGGAAAAAATGGCAAAAAATCTTGCAATTGACAAACTTAATCTGCAAACAGATAAATCCTACATATTGCCCTTAATCAGTTTTTTTAAGATGAGAGAAAAAAGATTCAGATGA
- a CDS encoding AAA family ATPase — protein sequence MEKSIKEINELVKQESLFVSEVMNELGKTIVGQRYLLERLLIGMLADGHVLLEGVPGLAKTLAVKTLAQSVDCKFSRIQFTPDLLPGDIIGTMVFSPKTSDFYVKKGPIFANLILADEINRAPAKVQSALLEAMQERQVSIGDKTYLLDEPFMVLATQNPIEQEGTYPLPEAQVDRFMLKLKITYPDKKEEKEIMEKVSSNSFEGVKKVINSERIKKARESVRMVYMDEKIKDYIVNIVLATRNPEEYKIKDLKNMILYGASPRASIYLAETARAYAFISGRGYITPEDVKNVAMDVLRHRIILTYEAEADNITSEDIVKRLLLEVEVP from the coding sequence ATGGAGAAAAGCATTAAGGAAATCAATGAGTTAGTTAAGCAGGAATCGTTATTTGTATCAGAGGTTATGAATGAACTTGGGAAAACGATAGTCGGTCAGAGGTATTTGCTTGAACGGCTTCTTATAGGCATGTTAGCTGACGGGCATGTTCTTCTTGAGGGAGTTCCGGGTTTGGCTAAAACGCTTGCTGTTAAGACCCTTGCCCAGTCGGTTGATTGTAAATTTTCAAGGATACAGTTTACGCCCGATTTGTTGCCAGGTGATATTATAGGGACCATGGTGTTTAGTCCTAAAACATCCGATTTTTATGTAAAGAAAGGTCCCATCTTTGCAAATTTAATTCTTGCTGACGAGATTAACCGTGCTCCTGCTAAAGTTCAAAGCGCTCTTTTGGAAGCCATGCAGGAACGGCAGGTTTCTATCGGAGATAAAACATACCTGCTTGATGAGCCGTTTATGGTGTTAGCGACTCAAAACCCTATTGAACAGGAAGGTACTTACCCGTTGCCTGAAGCACAGGTTGACAGGTTCATGCTGAAGTTAAAAATAACTTATCCCGATAAAAAAGAAGAAAAAGAAATAATGGAAAAAGTTTCTTCAAACAGTTTTGAAGGAGTGAAGAAAGTAATAAATTCGGAAAGGATTAAAAAAGCCAGGGAATCTGTCCGGATGGTTTATATGGATGAGAAGATAAAAGATTATATTGTTAATATTGTTCTCGCCACAAGAAATCCGGAAGAATACAAGATTAAGGATTTAAAAAACATGATTTTATACGGTGCTTCACCCCGAGCCTCGATATATTTAGCGGAAACAGCAAGAGCATATGCATTTATTTCAGGTCGGGGATATATAACACCTGAAGATGTAAAAAATGTAGCTATGGATGTTTTGAGACATAGGATTATACTTACATATGAAGCAGAAGCAGATAATATTACTTCCGAAGATATTGTAAAACGGCTTCTTTTGGAAGTTGAGGTTCCATAA
- a CDS encoding glycoside hydrolase family 38 C-terminal domain-containing protein — MKYKLAIIPHTHWDREWYQTFQGFRYRLVKMIDNLLTTLENEKRFSCFMLDGQTIVIEDYLEIRPENEEKLKKYIQEGRIQIGPWYILPDEFLVSGESLVRNLIFGDRIANKFGKKMKIGYLPDQFGHSIGIPKILKGSGIDCAVVWRGVGDEINDTEFFWQGDDGSKIFTIYLIYGYCNAVELPLQDEELLDKLKVISERLIPHAKSNNLLLMNGCDHQEAQEKLPGVLEKIKDKLPYDFEITNLEKLKNEILNNVDINSLAEFKGEFRSPKRAYVLPGTLSTRVNLKQNIDEIETLLSNYVEPLSSFVHLEGLSYPENYINLAWKYMLQNQAHDSICGCSIDQVHKEMETRFNSAREICNNLLDEAAGYIASEINTEIPESKMKIAVFNFTGNKRSELIELDVNNEDKNMGIYNSDKKELFCEETGNKMKFMAEDVPGLGFKTYYLKETDKKQQKVKTDLQPGKNCFENKYYKISVNKNGSINISDKINKAIFKNCCQVEESGDAGDEYNYSPPQKDTLIMKPASVKTRFIEKGNLKTTLEITGKYYFPESLSDDRKSRKKNKKLCVIKNRISLISSISRVEFETEVENNVSDHRLRVLFPLPWKIQKSSAANHFGIIDRSTTVPKGNKDFKETPVGCFPNLGFVMAKNKNYSVCLSNIGLKEYEILNKKAIALTLLRGIGWIAKRNLALRTGCPGPEIPTPAAQMPGKHILKYSFSSGLDFMPILQSYNFRQPLFYKTLEPAKDKTPKLKNEFSFLEVEPQGIIISTIKKAEKGNSIIVRVFNTKDIELNATIKIYKNFKNISIVNLLEEKIKDLETKDGNINFKIKPNEIITLSFSN, encoded by the coding sequence ATGAAATATAAACTGGCAATAATACCGCACACTCACTGGGACAGGGAATGGTATCAGACATTTCAGGGGTTCAGATACAGGTTGGTAAAAATGATAGATAACCTTCTCACTACTCTTGAAAATGAAAAACGGTTCAGCTGTTTTATGCTGGATGGGCAAACGATTGTGATTGAAGATTATCTGGAAATAAGACCGGAAAACGAAGAAAAATTAAAAAAATACATACAAGAAGGCAGGATACAAATTGGTCCATGGTATATTCTTCCGGATGAATTTTTAGTGAGCGGCGAAAGCCTTGTCAGGAATTTAATTTTTGGCGATAGAATTGCAAATAAATTCGGTAAAAAAATGAAAATAGGTTACCTGCCTGACCAGTTTGGCCACAGTATAGGTATTCCTAAAATTTTAAAGGGAAGTGGTATTGACTGTGCGGTTGTATGGAGAGGGGTCGGTGATGAGATAAACGATACTGAATTTTTCTGGCAGGGTGATGATGGAAGTAAAATATTTACGATTTATTTGATTTATGGTTACTGCAATGCCGTGGAATTGCCGCTACAAGATGAAGAACTACTGGATAAATTAAAGGTGATTTCCGAAAGGCTGATTCCACATGCAAAAAGTAACAATCTGTTGCTGATGAACGGTTGTGACCATCAGGAAGCTCAGGAGAAATTACCTGGAGTTTTGGAAAAAATCAAAGATAAACTGCCCTATGATTTTGAAATTACAAATCTTGAAAAACTAAAAAATGAAATTCTGAATAATGTGGACATAAATTCGCTTGCAGAATTTAAAGGTGAATTTCGCTCGCCTAAAAGGGCATACGTGTTGCCGGGCACTCTTTCTACCAGAGTAAACTTGAAACAGAATATTGATGAGATTGAAACTCTGCTTTCCAATTATGTCGAACCCTTATCTTCTTTTGTGCACCTTGAAGGTCTTTCCTATCCTGAAAATTATATTAATCTTGCGTGGAAGTATATGCTGCAAAACCAGGCACACGACAGTATATGCGGGTGCAGTATCGACCAAGTCCACAAGGAAATGGAAACAAGATTTAACAGCGCGAGGGAAATATGTAATAATTTATTAGATGAGGCCGCCGGATATATCGCATCGGAAATAAATACTGAAATTCCTGAAAGCAAAATGAAAATTGCAGTATTCAATTTCACCGGAAACAAAAGAAGCGAACTAATAGAACTTGATGTTAATAATGAAGATAAAAATATGGGGATATATAACAGTGACAAAAAAGAGTTATTTTGTGAAGAAACCGGTAACAAGATGAAATTTATGGCAGAAGATGTCCCGGGATTAGGATTTAAAACCTATTACTTGAAAGAAACAGATAAAAAACAGCAAAAGGTAAAAACTGATTTACAACCGGGGAAGAACTGTTTTGAAAATAAATATTATAAAATAAGTGTAAACAAAAACGGCAGTATAAATATTTCGGATAAAATAAATAAAGCAATTTTCAAAAACTGCTGTCAGGTTGAAGAGAGTGGTGATGCAGGGGATGAATATAATTATTCTCCACCACAAAAAGATACCCTCATTATGAAACCGGCTTCCGTAAAAACAAGATTTATAGAAAAAGGCAATCTTAAAACAACGCTTGAGATAACCGGTAAATACTACTTTCCGGAAAGTCTGTCTGATGACAGAAAATCCCGCAAGAAAAACAAAAAACTTTGCGTTATTAAAAACAGGATATCGCTTATATCTTCAATCTCGCGCGTAGAGTTTGAAACAGAAGTTGAAAACAATGTCAGTGACCACAGATTGCGGGTTTTGTTCCCGCTTCCGTGGAAAATACAAAAATCATCCGCAGCAAACCATTTCGGGATAATAGATAGAAGTACAACCGTACCGAAGGGAAACAAAGATTTCAAGGAAACACCTGTTGGGTGTTTCCCAAATCTTGGTTTTGTTATGGCAAAAAATAAGAATTACTCAGTATGTTTAAGCAACATCGGGCTAAAGGAATACGAAATTCTAAATAAAAAAGCGATTGCACTGACGCTTTTAAGAGGAATCGGCTGGATTGCAAAAAGGAACCTTGCATTGCGTACCGGATGCCCGGGACCTGAAATACCAACACCTGCAGCACAGATGCCCGGAAAACATATCCTGAAATATTCCTTCTCTTCAGGGCTTGATTTTATGCCGATTTTGCAAAGTTATAACTTCAGACAGCCACTGTTTTATAAAACTCTGGAACCCGCAAAAGATAAAACTCCCAAACTAAAAAATGAATTTTCATTTCTGGAAGTAGAACCCCAGGGAATAATTATCAGTACAATAAAAAAAGCGGAAAAAGGGAACAGCATTATAGTCAGAGTTTTCAATACGAAAGATATTGAACTGAATGCAACCATAAAAATTTATAAAAACTTCAAAAATATTTCAATAGTTAATCTGTTGGAAGAAAAAATAAAAGATTTAGAAACTAAAGACGGTAACATAAATTTTAAGATAAAGCCAAACGAAATTATCACCTTAAGTTTTAGTAATTAA
- the kdsB gene encoding 3-deoxy-manno-octulosonate cytidylyltransferase encodes MKIIGIIPVRYASTRLPGKPLIKIFDKPMVQWVYEAVSKSKHLDKVIIATDDKRIYDSAKTFGANVIMTPQCNSGTDRLSFIAKKINCDIVVNIQGDEPLIKPEMIDSAIKPIVGNKNFLVSTLATDFNSKKEIDNPNDVKVIIDKNNFAIYFSRMPLPNALKHIGLYVFRKSFLLKFSKIKQTPLEISERLEQLRILENGYKIYVVKTKYNTIGVDTASDLNKVKKFLANNNLT; translated from the coding sequence TTGAAAATAATAGGCATTATTCCGGTTAGATATGCATCTACAAGATTACCAGGCAAACCGCTTATTAAAATTTTTGACAAACCAATGGTCCAATGGGTTTATGAGGCAGTATCAAAATCAAAACACTTAGATAAAGTTATAATTGCAACCGATGACAAAAGAATCTACGATTCTGCAAAAACTTTTGGAGCTAATGTTATTATGACACCGCAGTGTAATAGCGGAACAGACCGCCTGTCTTTTATCGCTAAAAAAATAAATTGTGATATTGTTGTAAATATTCAAGGGGACGAACCGCTGATAAAACCGGAAATGATCGATTCCGCGATTAAACCGATAGTAGGCAATAAGAATTTTCTTGTTTCAACGCTTGCCACCGATTTTAATAGTAAAAAAGAAATAGATAACCCTAATGATGTTAAAGTAATTATAGATAAAAATAATTTTGCTATTTATTTTTCACGGATGCCGCTTCCAAATGCATTGAAACATATAGGATTATATGTTTTCAGAAAAAGTTTTCTATTGAAGTTTTCTAAAATTAAACAAACACCGCTAGAAATTTCAGAAAGACTTGAACAATTAAGGATTTTAGAAAATGGTTACAAGATTTATGTAGTGAAAACCAAATATAATACAATAGGTGTTGACACGGCAAGTGATTTAAACAAAGTAAAAAAGTTTTTAGCAAATAATAATTTAACTTGA
- the rfaE1 gene encoding D-glycero-beta-D-manno-heptose-7-phosphate kinase, with amino-acid sequence MSLVNILKKFPQARVLIVGDLILDRFIHGEVRRVSPEAPVPVVEVKTETYCLGGAGNVANNIVSLGANASLCGIVGNDYTAEVLLKQLFAKKIDASGVFVNNSNITSVKTRVIAGHQQVVRYDKETITELSPVLTKKILDFVSKKMPHIDAILVSDYGKGVITKKIIEEIIKLSRRHKKIITVDPKIEHFARYKYVDCITPNIYEAMSGMQVAKLKNKTDFSGLGKRILKKLKCRSVLITQGESGMTLFTSNSEVHIPTVAKEVFDVSGAGDTVVAVLTLALSCGASLSDASKIANYAAGIVVGKLGTATVSPKELLSALKGETS; translated from the coding sequence ATGAGTTTAGTTAATATATTGAAAAAGTTTCCACAGGCAAGAGTACTAATAGTCGGTGATTTAATCCTGGATAGGTTTATTCATGGTGAAGTACGAAGAGTTTCACCTGAAGCCCCGGTCCCTGTAGTTGAAGTTAAAACAGAGACATATTGTTTAGGCGGAGCCGGTAATGTTGCCAATAATATTGTTTCACTTGGCGCTAATGCATCTTTATGCGGAATTGTCGGTAACGATTACACTGCCGAAGTCTTGTTAAAACAATTATTTGCCAAAAAAATTGATGCAAGCGGTGTATTTGTCAATAATAGTAATATAACGTCAGTTAAAACAAGAGTGATTGCCGGGCATCAGCAGGTTGTAAGATATGATAAAGAAACAATAACAGAACTATCGCCGGTTCTTACTAAAAAAATTCTGGATTTTGTAAGTAAAAAAATGCCGCATATAGATGCTATTTTGGTATCAGATTATGGTAAAGGAGTTATAACAAAAAAAATAATAGAGGAAATTATTAAACTGTCAAGAAGACATAAAAAAATTATCACAGTTGACCCAAAAATAGAACATTTTGCAAGATATAAATATGTTGATTGCATAACACCCAATATTTATGAAGCGATGTCCGGTATGCAGGTTGCAAAATTAAAAAATAAAACTGATTTTAGCGGACTTGGTAAAAGAATCTTAAAGAAACTTAAATGTCGCTCTGTTTTAATCACGCAGGGTGAATCCGGAATGACACTTTTTACATCTAATAGTGAAGTACACATACCTACTGTGGCAAAAGAGGTTTTTGATGTAAGCGGTGCTGGGGATACTGTAGTTGCAGTTTTAACACTTGCTCTTTCCTGTGGTGCTTCGTTATCTGATGCTTCAAAAATTGCGAATTATGCTGCCGGAATTGTGGTAGGCAAACTTGGTACTGCCACAGTTTCCCCGAAAGAATTACTTTCCGCGCTAAAGGGCGAGACTTCGTAA
- a CDS encoding type II secretion system protein → MKLTKNQTGFSLLEILITTIIVCLLMYYAVKVYYKSSTLDEKTKKELSEQSINSNNYPGMVKDSKSKIEDSNNNTKKQEEQIKQIE, encoded by the coding sequence ATGAAACTAACAAAAAATCAAACAGGGTTTTCATTATTGGAAATATTGATAACAACTATAATAGTTTGTTTATTGATGTATTATGCGGTAAAAGTTTATTATAAGAGTTCAACATTAGATGAAAAGACTAAGAAAGAGTTATCAGAGCAGAGTATAAATTCAAATAATTATCCGGGAATGGTTAAGGACTCAAAAAGTAAAATAGAGGACTCAAATAATAACACCAAGAAACAAGAAGAACAGATTAAACAGATAGAGTAA
- a CDS encoding FecR family protein yields MKKILGFLFFIVYFIFFTCLFADVKISKFTGSVLVFQNQVWVAAKPDMVLKQQDKVKTSLLSRLELIMDETSRIWVHENSEVEMNSLGNESMFNLILGKIRAKIKLKQGGKFSVKTPTAVCAVRGTEFIASDNGVLQVLDGIVAFSNSNGSANSDVPAGQYATADAGGGVSAPAPIPNEQMVLINQEWSGFEDMKQEGNSQPAEKEQKETKKEDLKNEMAALQQELHTIVADMKSDIEVTREIVNEIKEADFATGRSLKDIHGNLVRVEQQLLRPDSQTMQFLNLTKRDSYVYGGKFKYEGPSTSRLDVLETKVTFNKPLPSQITEWPGFISGQEADTFYPQSVYCKVTNQTDKLELIGETRDKGQLDNEGKVLTGRSIIMDTYINGWKIDEEYDAGDKSISANGEVPGDLWATNISPNVKVEKDGQTKYINLFTESYAINNEGKLLNLKDFTSTSENPFTVLKEVAGEMIVSVREGNTVDSMDFLSKGNIDIVITPDIVVSIAQKLATQASEIADSVK; encoded by the coding sequence ATGAAAAAGATTTTAGGATTTTTATTTTTTATTGTATACTTTATATTTTTTACCTGTCTTTTTGCAGATGTTAAGATTTCTAAATTTACAGGTTCTGTTCTGGTGTTTCAGAATCAGGTCTGGGTTGCTGCAAAACCGGATATGGTTTTGAAACAGCAGGATAAAGTTAAAACAAGCCTGCTAAGCCGTTTAGAATTAATCATGGATGAAACCAGCCGCATCTGGGTTCACGAGAATTCTGAGGTAGAGATGAATTCGCTTGGCAACGAAAGCATGTTTAATTTAATACTTGGTAAAATCCGTGCCAAGATAAAACTTAAACAGGGCGGGAAATTCAGCGTGAAAACCCCGACTGCTGTTTGTGCGGTCAGGGGTACAGAGTTTATAGCTTCAGATAATGGTGTTCTTCAGGTTTTAGATGGAATAGTTGCTTTTTCAAATTCAAACGGCTCAGCAAATTCAGATGTACCTGCAGGACAATATGCCACAGCTGACGCAGGTGGAGGAGTTTCTGCGCCGGCACCTATTCCTAACGAGCAAATGGTTTTAATAAATCAGGAATGGTCAGGCTTTGAGGATATGAAGCAGGAGGGGAATTCACAACCGGCAGAAAAAGAACAAAAAGAGACTAAAAAAGAAGATTTGAAAAATGAAATGGCAGCATTACAGCAGGAGTTGCATACGATTGTTGCTGATATGAAATCAGATATTGAAGTAACAAGAGAGATTGTTAATGAAATAAAAGAAGCTGATTTCGCCACCGGACGCAGTTTAAAGGATATACATGGTAACCTTGTCCGTGTTGAACAGCAATTGCTTCGTCCGGATAGCCAGACAATGCAATTTCTAAACCTGACAAAAAGAGATAGTTATGTATACGGCGGAAAATTCAAATATGAAGGACCCTCTACCAGCAGATTAGATGTTCTCGAAACAAAAGTTACATTTAATAAACCGTTACCAAGCCAGATAACAGAATGGCCGGGTTTTATATCCGGTCAGGAAGCAGATACTTTTTATCCGCAGTCAGTTTATTGTAAAGTTACCAATCAGACAGATAAACTGGAATTGATAGGAGAGACAAGAGATAAAGGGCAGTTAGATAATGAAGGGAAAGTTCTTACTGGAAGAAGCATAATTATGGATACATATATAAATGGCTGGAAAATTGATGAAGAGTATGATGCCGGGGATAAAAGTATTTCAGCAAATGGTGAGGTTCCCGGTGATTTATGGGCTACTAATATTTCGCCAAATGTTAAGGTTGAGAAAGACGGGCAAACTAAGTATATTAACCTGTTTACAGAATCGTATGCTATTAACAATGAAGGGAAACTGCTTAATTTGAAAGATTTTACCTCTACATCGGAAAATCCTTTTACCGTGCTTAAAGAAGTAGCAGGTGAAATGATAGTAAGTGTTAGGGAAGGGAATACAGTTGATTCTATGGATTTTCTAAGTAAAGGCAATATTGATATTGTAATAACACCGGATATAGTTGTATCTATAGCACAGAAGTTAGCTACACAGGCTAGTGAAATAGCAGATTCAGTAAAGTAG
- a CDS encoding class I SAM-dependent rRNA methyltransferase yields MTSKSVIIKKDRAQKIRYNRHPWIFSGAVNSVSEGLMAGDIVYVTDDTKNIFAQAAYNPNSDIRLRVIVWSEKEKIDNDWFFAHVKDISERKERLLGIYDLPNNKKNYRVIYSESDNIPGLIIDRYGLVFVLQFQTFFADKNRDLWVSIIKKIWNPSAIYERSDVEVRKKEGLVDLPAGILYGTLPEKYFIEENGFKIFVDIPNGQKTGYFLDLRNARRRVEYWCKILNIKYLQNYFGYTGSFNLYAARAGVEKIEHIDVSESANDIAKENSIINGYGKNIKVITGESFEYLTKTDNGSVDAIILDPPSFVKHREKIRNALEGYERLNNLAIRKLVKNGLLFSFCCSSYISEEDFQKALFKSATIANCKIKVIEKFSADIDHSWSLDFPEGRYLQCWVLQKVSV; encoded by the coding sequence ATGACAAGTAAATCAGTTATTATAAAAAAAGATAGAGCACAGAAAATCAGATATAACCGCCATCCATGGATTTTTTCAGGAGCAGTTAATAGTGTTTCAGAGGGTTTAATGGCAGGAGATATTGTTTATGTTACCGATGATACTAAAAATATTTTTGCACAAGCAGCTTACAATCCAAACAGCGATATTCGTTTGAGGGTAATAGTCTGGAGTGAAAAAGAAAAAATTGATAATGATTGGTTTTTTGCGCATGTTAAAGATATATCAGAAAGAAAAGAGCGATTACTGGGAATATATGACTTACCGAATAATAAAAAAAATTACCGCGTGATTTATTCGGAATCTGATAATATTCCCGGACTGATAATTGACCGCTATGGTCTTGTTTTTGTATTACAATTCCAGACGTTTTTTGCGGATAAAAACAGGGATTTATGGGTTTCGATTATTAAAAAGATATGGAATCCATCCGCAATTTATGAACGAAGCGATGTTGAAGTACGGAAAAAAGAAGGACTTGTTGATTTACCAGCGGGTATTCTATATGGGACATTACCCGAAAAGTATTTTATTGAAGAAAATGGTTTCAAAATATTTGTTGATATACCTAACGGGCAAAAAACCGGTTATTTTTTGGATTTGAGAAATGCAAGAAGACGGGTTGAATATTGGTGCAAGATTCTCAATATAAAGTATTTACAAAATTATTTTGGTTATACGGGAAGTTTTAATCTTTATGCTGCCCGTGCAGGAGTTGAAAAGATAGAACATATTGACGTTTCGGAATCAGCTAACGATATTGCAAAAGAAAACTCAATAATAAATGGTTATGGAAAGAATATTAAAGTGATTACTGGAGAATCATTTGAGTATTTAACTAAAACTGATAATGGAAGTGTAGATGCTATTATCCTTGACCCGCCATCGTTTGTAAAGCATAGGGAAAAAATCAGGAATGCATTAGAAGGTTATGAGCGTTTAAATAATTTAGCTATAAGAAAACTGGTAAAGAACGGTTTGCTTTTCAGTTTTTGCTGTAGTTCTTATATATCCGAAGAAGATTTTCAAAAGGCACTTTTTAAATCAGCCACGATAGCCAATTGTAAAATAAAAGTTATTGAAAAATTTAGTGCAGATATTGACCATTCGTGGTCGTTAGATTTCCCCGAAGGCAGATACTTGCAATGCTGGGTTTTACAAAAGGTTAGTGTGTAA
- a CDS encoding alpha/beta hydrolase family protein, translating into MVLIHCNFVSKILGIWTSMNVLLPQPENTQKVFTGKYPTLYLLHGLADDYSTWLRRTSVERYAESLNLAIVMPDADKSFYTDMANGNKYFTFISEELPVIARSFFPLSSLRKDNFVAGLSMGGYGALKVAFRCPDKFIAAASLSGVTDIESTSAKSVMGETRYKNIFGETRKIKGSDNDLFYLAEKMAKLKGPKPMLYQCCGKEDKFYQDNVRFMKFGKKLSLNLTYEDGPGGHSWEYWDKNIQKVLAWLPIKSCHK; encoded by the coding sequence ATGGTTTTAATTCATTGTAATTTTGTGTCTAAAATTCTTGGTATTTGGACATCAATGAATGTTTTGCTACCGCAACCGGAGAATACTCAAAAAGTGTTCACGGGTAAATATCCTACACTTTACCTGCTTCACGGTTTAGCGGACGATTATTCAACGTGGTTACGGAGAACTTCTGTTGAAAGATATGCGGAATCGCTTAATCTTGCGATTGTAATGCCGGATGCCGATAAGAGTTTTTACACGGATATGGCGAACGGGAATAAATATTTTACGTTTATCAGCGAGGAATTACCGGTTATAGCAAGGTCATTTTTTCCGTTATCAAGTTTAAGAAAGGATAATTTTGTTGCAGGGCTTTCAATGGGCGGTTATGGTGCGTTAAAGGTAGCGTTCAGGTGCCCGGATAAATTTATTGCCGCCGCGAGCCTTTCGGGAGTGACAGATATTGAAAGTACTTCGGCAAAAAGCGTTATGGGTGAGACAAGATATAAAAATATTTTCGGGGAAACAAGAAAAATTAAAGGAAGTGATAACGATCTTTTTTATTTAGCCGAGAAAATGGCTAAATTAAAGGGTCCAAAGCCGATGTTGTATCAATGCTGCGGGAAAGAAGATAAGTTTTATCAGGATAATGTCCGTTTTATGAAATTCGGTAAAAAATTATCTTTAAATTTGACTTATGAAGATGGACCAGGAGGACACAGCTGGGAGTATTGGGATAAAAATATCCAAAAAGTCCTTGCATGGTTACCGATAAAATCCTGCCATAAATAA
- a CDS encoding cupin domain-containing protein, producing MTVKKQSDSEKLLAQALDLSSLIDYQKDSVVSKTIINKKTGTVTLFAFDKGQGLSEHTAPFDALVYIVDGEADITISGKSINVQQGEMIIMPANKPHALKAVKKYKMLLVMIKS from the coding sequence GTGACTGTTAAAAAACAATCTGATTCTGAAAAACTTTTGGCACAAGCATTAGATTTATCCAGTTTGATAGATTACCAGAAAGATTCTGTGGTAAGCAAGACAATAATAAATAAAAAAACGGGAACGGTTACCCTATTTGCTTTTGATAAAGGACAGGGGTTGAGTGAACATACAGCACCTTTTGATGCGCTGGTTTATATAGTTGATGGTGAAGCAGATATTACTATTTCCGGTAAATCTATCAATGTTCAACAGGGTGAAATGATTATAATGCCTGCAAATAAACCACACGCATTAAAAGCAGTGAAAAAATACAAAATGCTTTTAGTGATGATAAAGTCTTAG